In a single window of the Anopheles merus strain MAF unplaced genomic scaffold, AmerM5.1 LNR4000218, whole genome shotgun sequence genome:
- the LOC121601899 gene encoding cytochrome b-c1 complex subunit 8-like: protein MGHGFGELAKVRGIVTHKISPFEQRAFANVISKGVPNTLRRIRSQVFIVAPPFVMGYMVYNYIENLHTQMNRKNPAEFENDS, encoded by the exons ATGGGTCACGGATTTGGTGAACTTGCTAAGGTACGTGGAATTGTCACGCACAAGATTTCACCCTTTGAGCAGCGAGCCTTTGCGAATGTCATTAGCAAAGGTGTCCCGAACACTCTCCGTCGAATCCGTTCCCAGGTTTTCATCGTGGCTCCTC CATTCGTCATGGGATACATGGTTTACAACTATATCGAAAATTTGCACACCCAGATGAATCGCAAGAATCCGGCAGAGTTTGAGAACGATTCTTAA
- the LOC121601901 gene encoding LOW QUALITY PROTEIN: probable 39S ribosomal protein L23, mitochondrial (The sequence of the model RefSeq protein was modified relative to this genomic sequence to represent the inferred CDS: inserted 3 bases in 3 codons), with translation MSTRWYPIYXRGNPQLRVFLPNFWLKLVRPANEQPXNVVQFACSMEMTRHDVKHYLEKIYNVPVVNVRTRIALGGTKRDLVLGYITKEEDTKYAYVTLPRTKQFXFPDIFPTDAKQKIENDKKSLEDAKKNHKKFLDKNKDRPGTPGWFSI, from the exons ATGTCGACCCGATGGTATCCGATTT CACGAGGCAATCCGCAACTGCGGGTATTTTTACCTAACTTCTGGCTGAAGCTAGTACGACCCGCGAATGAGCAGC GCAATGTTGTGCAGTTTGCCTGTTCCATGGAAATGACCCGGCATGATGTGAAACACTACTTGGAAAAAATATACAATGTTCCTGTGGTAAATGTTCGTACGCGGATTGCATTGGGTGGCACGAAAAGAGATTTGGTTTTGGGATACATCACTAAGGAGGAGGATACCAAATACGCCTATGTCACTTTG CCAAGAACCAAGCAAT ACTTTCCGGACATTTTCCCAACGGACGCAAAGCAGAAGatagaaaatgataaaaaatcgCTGGAAGACGCCAAGAAAAACCACAAGAAGTTTCTAGATAAAAACAAAGATCGACCCGGTACGCCTGGTTGGTTTTCTATTTAG
- the LOC121601898 gene encoding LOW QUALITY PROTEIN: probable tubulin polyglutamylase TTLL1 (The sequence of the model RefSeq protein was modified relative to this genomic sequence to represent the inferred CDS: inserted 1 base in 1 codon): MSMEPKRVSTNLATMYGRLATGHDRMKICFCTDLDKSVLISNFEKRGWVQVTADDDWNFYWAGTGTCRNIFSVDSGYRMHDNQLINHFPNHYELSRXDLLVKNIKRYRKDLERDGNPLAEKTEANIPGGSKYLYLDFIPITFVLPADYNMFVEEYRKNPQSTWIMKPCGKSQGAGIFLINKLSKLKRWSREAKTSFHPQIGKESYVISRYIENPLLIGGKKFDLRLYVLVTSFRPLKAYLFRLGFCRFCTVKYDTSVTELDNMYVHLTNVSVQKHGGEYNNHHGGKWSVQNLRLYLEGTRGKEVTDKLFGSITWLIVHSLKAVSSVMASDRHCFECYGYDIIIDNTLKPWLVEVNASPSLTSTTANDRILKYKLIDNILSIVLPPDGVPDVRWSKIPSPDMLGNFDLLIDEEIAAQDDSIHNSNNGKHRSNSNRWK; encoded by the exons ATGTCGATGGAACCGAAAAGAGTGTCAACGAACCTCGCTACGATGTATGGCAG GCTTGCCACAGGTCACGATCGGATGAAAATCTGTTTCTGCACCGATCTCGATAAATCGGTTCTGATAAGCAATTTTGAAAAGCGCGGCTGGGTACAAGTTACGGCGGATGACGATTGGAATTTCTACTGGGCTGGAACTGGCACCTGTCGCAATATATTCAGCGTTGACAGTGGATACCGTATGCACGATAATCAGCTTATTAATCACTTTCCGAACCATTACGAGTTATCAA AAGATTTACTGGTGAAGAATATAAAACGCTATCGGAAGGACCTTGAACGAGATGGGAATCCGTTGGCAGAAAAAACTGAAGCAAACATTCCCGGTGGCTCAAAATATTTGTATTTAGATTTCATACCGATCACGTTTGTCCTGCCAGCTGACTATAACATGTTTGTGGAAGAGTACAGAAAAAATCCTCAAAGTACATGGATTATGAAACCGTGCGGTAAGTCACAAGGTGCTGGCATTTTCTTAATCAATAAATTGTCCAAATTGAAACGCTGGTCGAGAGAAGCAAAAACGTCATTTCATCCTCAAATCGGCAAAGAGAGCTACGTTATTTCAAG GTATATCGAGAACCCGCTGTTAATTGGTGGCAAAAAATTTGATCTTCGATTGTACGTTCTTGTGACATCATTTCGTCCGCTGAAAGCATACTTGTTTCGTTTGGGATTCTGCCGCTTTTGTACGGTAAAATACGACACAAGTGTTACGGAATTGGACAACATGTACGTACACTTGACTAACGTCAGTGTGCAGAAACATGGT GGTGAATATAACAACCATCATGGAGGCAAGTGGAGTGTACAAAACTTGCGTCTCTATCTTGAGGGTACGCGTGGTAAGGAAGTAACGGATAAGTTATTTGGGTCCATCACTTGGCTCATAGTACACTCCTTAAAGGCAGTATCAAGTGTTATGGCCAGTGATAGGCACTGCTTCGAATGCTACGGTTACGATATCATCATAGACAATACATTGAAACCGTGGCTTGTCGAAGTGAACGCTTCACCGTCACTGACTTCAACTACTGCCAACGATCGGATACTCAAATACAAGCTAATAGACAACATTCTCAGCATTGTATTGCCACCGGATGGAGTACCTGA tgTCCGTTGGAGCAAAATTCCCAGCCCAGACATGTTGGGAAACTTTGATCTTCTCATAGACGAGGAAATAGCGGCACAGGATGATAGTATACATAACAGTAATAATGGTAAACACCGCTCCAATAGTAATAGATGGAAATAA
- the LOC121601900 gene encoding LOW QUALITY PROTEIN: WW domain-binding protein 4-like (The sequence of the model RefSeq protein was modified relative to this genomic sequence to represent the inferred CDS: inserted 2 bases in 2 codons), with translation MADYWKSNDRKYCDFCKCWIADNKSSVQFHENGKRHQMNVQKRISEISRNSYKAQQEQNKIDADLKKMNDAAMKAYMQDXSAGADISSRELYEKQKLEQVQEACGQISPRPGPSVSSSGNADSRPAKAKKAREADPLYLPGAESEEDTENGKGKTLSKKRHIENIAQVGNGSMWVEAETDEGFXYYWNVKTGESIWETPKEGFMKKEECETLSKVAWQKQKEIAEHEAKYELENADEIAARLRRENMAQIFKHNRKIKEELDKNIDHGEVAVTAQIEQSKNPYGNWESVEVKKERSIDLQLPVIPTPLYVPSAMPEKMEPKFKERVIDHIPQEVKATVSDTFKKRKVQRNARTRLDAD, from the exons AT GGCTGACTACTGGAAATCGAATGATCGCAAGTACTGCGACTTTTGCAAGTGTTGGATAGCCGACAATAAATCC AGTGTTCAGTTCCACGAGAATGGAAAACGACATCAGATGAACGTACAAAAGCGTATTTCAGAGATAAGTCGAAATAGCTACAAAGCTCAGCAGGAGCAGAACAAAATCGATGCAGATTTGAAGAAAATGAATGATGCTGCCATGAAGGCTTACATGCAAG TTAGCGCTGGAGCTGATATAAGTTCGCGGGAGTTATACGAAAAGCAAAAACTCGAACAAGTGCAAGAAGCGTGCGGTCAAATCAGCCCTCGTCCTGGACCGTCTGTAAGCAGCTCTGGAAACGCTGACAGCAGACCTGCGAAAGCGAAAAAAGCACGGGAAGCGGATCCATTGTATCTGCCAGGCGCAGAGAGCGAAGAAGATACAGAAAATGGCAAGGGAAAGACATTATCTAAGAAACGACACATCGAAAATATTGCACAAGTCGGTAATGGATCGATGTGGGTGGAAGCTGAGACTGATGAAGGGT CCTACTATTGGAACGTGAAAACAGGCGAATCCATCTGGGAAACTCCAAAAGAGGGTTTTATGAAGAAGGAGGAGTGTGAAACGCTATCAAAAGTTGCAtggcaaaagcaaaaggaaatcGCAGAACATGAGGCAAAGTACGAGTTAGAAAATGCTGATGAAATCGCAGCAAGGCTTCGACGCGAAAACATGGCACAGATTTTTAAACACAACCGTAAAATTAAAGAAGAATTAGATAAAAATATCGATCATGGCGAAGTAGCAGTTACTGCACAAATTGAACAATCGAAAAATCCTTACGGAAACTGGGAATCAGTTGAAGTCAA GAAAGAACGTTCGATTGACCTGCAATTACCGGTTATCCCTACCCCATTGTATGTTCCAAGTGCAATGCCAGAAAAAATGGAACCAAAATTCAAAGAAAGAGTTATCGATCACATACCACAAGAAGTCAAAGCAACTGTAAGCGACACGTTTAAGAAAAGGAAAGTTCAACGAAATGCTCGCACACGTTTAGATGCAGACTAG